One Campylobacter concisus DNA segment encodes these proteins:
- a CDS encoding argininosuccinate synthase encodes MKKDVKKVVLAYSGGLDTSIILKWLQDEYKCEVVTFTADIGQGEELEPARKKALALGVKPENIFIEDLREEFVRDYVFPMFRANAIYEGEYLLGTSIARPLIAKRQSEIARLVGADGVSHGATGKGNDQVRFELGYYALGDNLTIIAPWREWDLNSREKLLAYAEKNGIDITKKPGKSPYSMDANLLHISYEGLVLEDPSHAPEDDMWRWCVDPKNAPDKSEIIEIGYEKGDPVSINGKKMSPAEILTELNRLGAKHGIGRLDIVENRSVGMKSRGCYETPGGTIMLKAHRAIESITLDRGAAHLKDEIMPKYAELVYNGYWWSPERNMLQALIDKSQEHVNGSVKVELYKGNVTILGRSSKNDNLFSEAYCTFEEDSVYDQKDAEGFIKLNALRFIIARKNGRKFD; translated from the coding sequence ATGAAAAAAGATGTAAAAAAAGTTGTTTTAGCATACTCAGGCGGACTTGACACAAGTATTATTTTAAAGTGGCTTCAAGACGAATACAAATGCGAAGTAGTCACATTTACAGCTGATATCGGACAAGGCGAAGAGCTAGAGCCTGCACGCAAAAAAGCCCTAGCGCTTGGCGTAAAACCTGAAAATATTTTTATTGAAGATTTAAGAGAAGAATTTGTACGTGATTATGTATTTCCAATGTTTAGAGCAAATGCCATCTATGAGGGCGAATATCTGCTTGGCACATCGATCGCACGCCCACTTATAGCAAAACGCCAAAGTGAGATCGCAAGACTTGTTGGCGCTGATGGCGTGAGCCACGGAGCAACAGGTAAAGGCAACGACCAAGTTCGCTTTGAGCTTGGATACTACGCGCTTGGCGATAATCTAACTATCATCGCCCCATGGCGCGAATGGGATCTAAACAGCCGCGAAAAGCTCTTAGCATATGCTGAGAAAAATGGCATAGATATAACCAAAAAACCAGGCAAAAGCCCATACTCAATGGACGCAAATTTACTCCACATAAGCTACGAAGGCCTAGTGCTTGAAGACCCGAGCCACGCACCAGAAGATGATATGTGGAGATGGTGCGTTGATCCTAAAAATGCTCCAGATAAGAGCGAGATCATCGAGATCGGCTATGAAAAAGGCGATCCAGTGAGCATAAACGGCAAAAAAATGAGCCCAGCTGAAATTTTAACCGAGCTAAACCGCCTTGGCGCAAAACATGGCATCGGCAGACTTGACATCGTAGAAAACCGCTCAGTTGGTATGAAGAGCCGCGGCTGCTACGAAACTCCTGGTGGCACGATAATGCTAAAAGCTCACAGAGCTATAGAGAGCATCACGCTTGACCGCGGTGCAGCTCACTTAAAAGATGAGATCATGCCAAAATATGCCGAGCTAGTTTATAACGGCTACTGGTGGTCACCTGAGCGAAATATGCTCCAAGCTCTCATCGACAAGAGCCAAGAGCACGTAAATGGCTCTGTAAAAGTTGAGCTTTATAAAGGCAACGTCACTATCCTTGGCAGAAGCAGTAAAAATGATAATCTCTTTAGCGAGGCATACTGCACATTTGAAGAAGACAGCGTTTATGATCAAAAAGACGCGGAAGGATTTATTAAACTAAATGCTCTTCGCTTTATAATTGCACGCAAAAATGGGCGAAAATTTGACTAA
- the hslU gene encoding HslU--HslV peptidase ATPase subunit translates to MNLTPREIVKFLDDYVIGQKDAKKIIAIALRNRYRRMKLEKSLQDDIMPKNILMIGSTGVGKTEIARRLSKMMGLPFIKVEASKYTEVGFVGRDVESMVRDLAMASYNLVKNEQSEKNQDKINAYIEEKIVSKLLPPLPKGASEEKQAEYAKSYDKMLNRLRNGELDELSIEIEVQQNPLEAGSNVPPDMAQMQESFIKIIGIGGKNIKKEMKVKDAKKALQSEANDKILDLESVKTEALRRAENEGIIFIDEIDKVAVGSGSSNRQDPSKEGVQRDLLPIVEGSNVNTKFGNLKTDHILFIAAGAFHISKPSDLIPELQGRFPLRVELDSLDEDALYQILTQPKNSLLKQYIALLSTENVELEFDDEAIREIARIAHAANEKMEDIGARRLHTVIERVIEDISFEASEKSGEKINVTKELVKECLKDVVEDQDLARYIL, encoded by the coding sequence ATGAACTTAACACCAAGAGAAATTGTTAAATTTTTAGATGACTATGTGATCGGTCAAAAGGACGCCAAAAAAATCATAGCGATCGCACTTCGCAACAGGTATCGCCGCATGAAGCTTGAAAAGAGTTTGCAAGATGACATCATGCCAAAAAATATCTTGATGATCGGCTCAACTGGCGTTGGTAAAACCGAGATCGCAAGGCGACTTTCAAAGATGATGGGGCTGCCATTTATCAAGGTAGAAGCTAGCAAATATACTGAGGTTGGCTTTGTTGGTCGTGACGTTGAAAGTATGGTAAGAGACCTTGCTATGGCGTCATATAATCTCGTAAAAAACGAGCAAAGCGAGAAAAACCAAGACAAGATAAACGCTTACATCGAAGAAAAGATCGTCTCAAAGCTACTTCCGCCACTTCCAAAAGGTGCAAGCGAAGAGAAGCAAGCAGAATATGCAAAGAGCTACGATAAAATGCTAAATAGGCTAAGAAATGGCGAGCTTGACGAGCTAAGTATAGAGATAGAGGTGCAGCAAAACCCGCTTGAAGCTGGCTCAAATGTGCCACCTGATATGGCGCAGATGCAAGAGAGCTTTATAAAGATAATTGGCATCGGTGGTAAAAATATCAAAAAAGAGATGAAGGTAAAAGACGCTAAAAAAGCCCTTCAAAGTGAAGCAAATGATAAAATTTTAGACCTTGAGAGCGTAAAAACTGAGGCTTTAAGAAGAGCTGAAAACGAGGGCATTATCTTTATAGACGAGATCGATAAGGTTGCCGTTGGCTCAGGTAGCTCAAACAGGCAAGACCCAAGCAAAGAAGGCGTGCAAAGAGACTTGTTACCTATCGTTGAGGGCTCAAATGTTAATACCAAATTTGGAAATTTAAAGACAGATCACATTTTGTTTATCGCAGCTGGCGCCTTTCACATAAGCAAACCAAGCGATCTCATCCCAGAGCTTCAAGGCCGTTTCCCACTAAGGGTCGAGCTTGATAGCCTTGATGAGGATGCGCTTTATCAAATTTTAACACAGCCAAAAAATTCGCTTTTAAAACAATATATCGCCCTACTATCAACCGAAAATGTCGAGCTAGAATTTGACGATGAAGCGATAAGAGAGATAGCAAGGATTGCTCACGCAGCAAATGAAAAGATGGAGGATATCGGTGCTAGACGCCTTCACACGGTGATCGAGCGTGTGATAGAAGATATCAGCTTTGAGGCTAGCGAAAAGAGCGGCGAGAAGATAAATGTGACAAAAGAGCTTGTAAAAGAGTGCCTAAAAGACGTGGTTGAGGATCAAGATCTAGCGAGGTACATACTTTGA
- the era gene encoding GTPase Era has protein sequence MKSGFVSIIGRTNAGKSSFLNALLNEKIAIVSHKQNATRRKINGIVMNGEDQIIFTDTPGLHESNKAINQLLINQAIKSMGDCDLIVFLAPIHDDTSDYEKFLALNPEKLHILVLTKVDESSNAKVLEKITQYQKFQDKFAALLTFSTKQPTYKKPLLDEICKLLPEHEYFYDPEFLTPTNEKEIFREFILEAIYENLSDEIPYLSDAIIKSVKEKTGITEIYASIITERDIHKSMIIGKNGETIKRIGIFARKLIQNLTNTKVFLKLDVVVKKGWSKEEKSLNQIIGY, from the coding sequence TTGAAATCAGGCTTTGTTAGCATCATAGGACGCACAAATGCTGGCAAAAGCTCGTTTTTAAATGCCTTATTGAATGAAAAGATCGCCATTGTCTCGCACAAGCAAAATGCAACTCGCAGAAAGATAAATGGTATCGTGATGAACGGTGAAGATCAGATCATATTCACCGACACACCAGGGCTTCACGAGAGTAACAAGGCGATAAATCAACTACTAATAAACCAAGCTATAAAATCGATGGGAGACTGCGATCTCATCGTATTTTTAGCGCCTATTCATGATGATACAAGCGACTATGAGAAATTTCTAGCTCTAAATCCAGAAAAACTGCATATCTTAGTGCTAACAAAAGTCGATGAGAGCTCAAATGCAAAAGTGCTTGAAAAGATCACTCAGTATCAGAAATTTCAAGATAAATTTGCAGCTTTGCTTACTTTTAGTACCAAGCAGCCTACCTATAAAAAGCCACTTCTTGATGAAATTTGCAAGCTTTTGCCAGAGCATGAGTACTTTTATGATCCAGAATTTCTTACGCCGACAAACGAGAAGGAAATTTTTAGAGAATTTATACTTGAAGCGATCTATGAAAATTTAAGCGACGAGATCCCTTATCTTAGCGACGCGATCATAAAAAGCGTAAAAGAAAAAACAGGCATAACTGAAATTTATGCAAGCATTATCACGGAGCGTGACATTCATAAAAGTATGATCATCGGAAAAAATGGTGAAACTATTAAAAGAATTGGAATTTTTGCAAGAAAGTTAATACAAAATTTAACCAACACAAAGGTCTTTCTAAAGCTCGATGTAGTCGTTAAAAAAGGCTGGAGTAAAGAAGAAAAGAGCCTAAATCAGATAATCGGCTATTGA
- a CDS encoding C4-dicarboxylate ABC transporter, whose amino-acid sequence MMNIKKNSEISIVALDPYDYKGFRYHNSNVEAFNFSKTVNKRDFFISYIKFKDLKTTTIFIPRSVDNDTLYEELYSKVYAELSLDPALDNKIFFSEGTTKAQERIFTVFAITNEDINSTFKAVAKKVPYIDYLAPEPLIYSAIYKKGLLPSTQADCFIALRKDESFLSIYLDGDFFTAREIRYNLNYLKDKFLEQSGDRLSDDKFLEVLSQRGLVNKDDDGFNYDLNTVFEDYIFYFNDILNIINSQNGIAIKKIYIDCDYEIKNFANFISTKLGLDAEYINIKVAINNKNYTINERYNIMALFGRFYTKEPFYENFNLSNMLRPDPFVKRKSGKFLLTCAAAFALSMLYPAYNYIAGLVLEKDSARLNDEYSVLNAQEMQIKETLAKISREQEAVKEQTQKENEKLNFRKGLLAEIENKKDNYAMKGLNLFKITDILNLNAVHITNIVNNDRNLTITAVSDNEKRITQLIKDISKDEKYLVNTKKIRSDDAKHEYESNISIEIRQ is encoded by the coding sequence ATGATGAATATTAAAAAAAATAGTGAAATTTCTATAGTTGCACTAGATCCGTATGACTATAAAGGATTTCGTTATCACAACAGCAATGTAGAAGCTTTTAACTTTTCAAAAACAGTCAATAAACGCGACTTTTTCATCTCATACATAAAATTTAAAGACTTAAAAACAACAACTATTTTTATCCCTAGAAGCGTTGATAACGACACCCTTTATGAGGAGCTTTACTCAAAGGTCTATGCGGAGCTCTCACTTGATCCAGCGCTTGATAATAAGATATTTTTTTCAGAAGGCACTACAAAAGCTCAAGAGAGAATTTTTACTGTTTTTGCTATCACAAATGAAGATATAAATTCGACCTTTAAAGCAGTTGCAAAAAAGGTCCCATATATCGACTACCTTGCGCCTGAGCCTTTGATCTACTCTGCTATTTATAAAAAAGGCTTGTTGCCTAGCACACAAGCAGACTGCTTTATAGCGCTTAGAAAAGATGAATCATTTTTAAGCATATATTTAGATGGTGATTTTTTTACTGCTAGAGAAATTCGCTATAACTTAAACTATCTTAAAGATAAATTCTTAGAGCAAAGCGGCGACCGCCTAAGCGATGATAAATTTCTCGAAGTTTTGTCTCAAAGAGGGCTTGTAAATAAAGACGATGATGGCTTTAACTACGATCTAAACACAGTTTTTGAAGATTATATCTTTTACTTTAACGATATTTTAAACATTATAAATAGCCAAAATGGCATAGCCATAAAGAAAATTTACATAGATTGTGACTATGAGATCAAAAATTTTGCAAATTTTATCTCAACCAAACTTGGCTTGGATGCCGAGTATATAAATATAAAAGTTGCGATAAACAACAAAAACTACACTATCAACGAGCGTTATAACATTATGGCTTTATTTGGTAGATTTTATACCAAAGAGCCATTTTATGAGAATTTTAACCTCTCAAATATGCTTCGCCCAGATCCATTTGTCAAAAGAAAAAGTGGCAAATTTTTGCTCACTTGCGCTGCGGCATTTGCGCTAAGTATGTTATATCCAGCCTACAACTACATAGCTGGTCTTGTTTTAGAAAAAGACAGCGCAAGACTAAATGACGAATATAGCGTCCTAAACGCACAAGAGATGCAGATAAAAGAGACGCTAGCTAAAATTTCAAGAGAACAAGAGGCGGTAAAAGAGCAGACTCAAAAAGAGAATGAAAAGCTAAATTTCAGAAAAGGTTTGCTTGCTGAGATCGAAAATAAAAAAGATAATTACGCTATGAAGGGTTTAAATCTTTTTAAAATTACCGATATTTTAAATCTAAACGCAGTTCATATCACAAACATCGTAAATAACGATAGAAATTTGACTATAACTGCAGTTAGCGATAATGAAAAAAGGATAACCCAGTTGATCAAAGATATCAGCAAAGATGAAAAATACTTGGTAAATACTAAAAAAATTCGTTCAGATGACGCTAAACACGAGTATGAAAGCAATATAAGCATAGAGATTAGACAATGA
- the rplI gene encoding 50S ribosomal protein L9, whose product MKVLLIKDVKGLGKAGEIKEVKDGYGNNFLIGKGFAKAATPDVLRQYEAAQKRKAEELKYEIANLEKLKEELAKVTVVVKKTLGANGSLFGSVSKEEIAAELEKTHHLVVEKKAIDLDTHLKAVGLYDVSIKLGHSINATLKVDVQGE is encoded by the coding sequence ATGAAAGTATTATTAATAAAAGATGTAAAAGGACTTGGAAAAGCTGGCGAGATAAAAGAGGTAAAAGATGGCTACGGTAACAACTTCTTAATCGGCAAAGGCTTTGCAAAAGCAGCTACTCCAGATGTCCTTCGTCAATATGAGGCAGCTCAAAAAAGAAAGGCTGAAGAGCTAAAATATGAGATCGCAAATTTAGAAAAACTAAAAGAAGAGCTTGCAAAAGTGACAGTCGTCGTCAAGAAAACTCTTGGCGCAAATGGCTCGCTTTTTGGCTCAGTTTCAAAAGAGGAGATCGCAGCAGAGCTTGAAAAGACGCATCATTTGGTAGTTGAGAAAAAGGCTATCGACCTAGACACGCACCTAAAAGCAGTTGGTCTTTATGATGTCTCTATAAAGCTTGGACACTCGATAAATGCGACCTTAAAGGTTGATGTGCAAGGAGAGTAG
- a CDS encoding pilus assembly protein PilO codes for MRQDILSKIDQYFDSKKPNETNLIFLGSALIIAYLVYMLCFDPAQNFFDEKLDKHTRISTKLENTRNYLASVSSPDGDRDFKINEENRNLSNLKLRYTNILKFNTYFDSKLKELSFLLFDNQNWANYIDSIVLLAKQNNIKILELKSDIKEPNFQKIEQILNIDVTCLGNFKDMLSYINGLEESKLVVDLHKMDINSTQKDLGAKLSISVWGMKY; via the coding sequence ATGAGACAAGATATTTTAAGCAAAATAGATCAGTACTTCGATAGCAAAAAGCCAAACGAAACAAACCTTATTTTTCTTGGCTCAGCGCTTATCATAGCTTATCTTGTCTATATGCTATGCTTTGATCCTGCGCAAAATTTCTTTGATGAAAAGCTTGATAAACATACGAGAATTTCTACAAAGCTAGAAAACACTAGAAACTATCTAGCCTCAGTTAGCTCCCCTGATGGCGATAGAGATTTCAAGATAAATGAAGAAAATAGAAATTTAAGCAATCTAAAACTACGCTACACGAATATTTTGAAATTTAATACCTATTTTGACTCAAAGCTTAAAGAGCTTTCATTTTTGCTTTTTGACAATCAAAACTGGGCAAACTATATAGATAGCATCGTGCTTTTGGCAAAACAAAATAATATAAAAATTTTAGAGCTTAAAAGTGATATAAAAGAGCCAAATTTCCAAAAGATAGAGCAAATTTTAAATATAGATGTCACTTGCCTTGGAAATTTTAAAGATATGCTTAGCTATATAAATGGACTTGAAGAGTCAAAACTTGTAGTAGATCTTCACAAAATGGATATAAATTCCACTCAAAAAGATCTAGGTGCTAAGCTCTCTATCTCAGTGTGGGGTATGAAGTACTGA
- a CDS encoding inorganic phosphate transporter produces MLRDNFLALVIFAICSVGFFVWGYQYIPANNYFLFLIAGMFGLFMAFNIGGNDVANSFGTSVGAKTLTLKQALVIAAIFELSGAIFAGSEVTNTIRNEIVKFPSDINPMKFVIIMISALLSSGLWLFYASKKGLPVSTTHSIVGGIVGAGLAMGFMIKDPEPLNMVSWGEIGRIAVSWVISPLLGGVMSYIIFGYVKSKIIEPTHELKTNLKALKAERKAYKESFIKALKTKPAEEQIATLSKIAVIDEDEIETTEYSEYRSKIRIMKDSEKEIDTFKAMKKHIPIIAGFAAMVISSMMLFKGLEHINLAFSIIQTVWIIFVIGALAYLASLAIINVMSKNDSEKSINRIFSWFQIFTASSFAFSHGANDIANAVGPFAAVLDVLKTGSINESSPIPSIAMVTFGISLVVGLWFLGKEVITTIGSKLAEILPTTGFSAELASSIVILLATKLGIPVSSTHILIGAVLGIGIVNKNANWKMVRPIILAWLITLPAAAISSAIFYFALAKFLGV; encoded by the coding sequence TTGCTTCGAGATAACTTCTTGGCGTTAGTTATTTTTGCGATTTGCAGCGTTGGATTTTTCGTTTGGGGCTATCAATACATCCCGGCAAATAACTACTTTTTATTCTTGATCGCTGGTATGTTTGGTCTTTTTATGGCGTTTAATATCGGCGGAAATGACGTTGCAAACAGCTTTGGCACAAGCGTCGGCGCAAAAACACTCACACTAAAACAAGCTCTTGTAATCGCCGCCATTTTTGAGCTTAGCGGCGCGATATTCGCAGGGTCTGAGGTTACAAATACCATTAGAAACGAGATCGTGAAATTTCCAAGTGACATAAACCCGATGAAATTTGTCATCATCATGATCTCCGCCCTTCTAAGCTCTGGTCTTTGGCTATTTTATGCGTCTAAAAAGGGTTTGCCAGTCTCGACAACTCACTCGATCGTTGGCGGCATCGTTGGCGCAGGACTTGCCATGGGTTTTATGATAAAAGATCCTGAGCCACTTAATATGGTCTCTTGGGGTGAGATCGGCAGGATCGCCGTTAGCTGGGTCATCTCACCACTGCTTGGTGGCGTGATGTCTTACATTATATTTGGCTATGTAAAAAGCAAAATAATCGAGCCAACGCACGAACTAAAGACAAATTTAAAAGCGCTAAAGGCTGAGAGAAAAGCCTATAAAGAAAGCTTCATAAAAGCGCTTAAAACAAAGCCAGCTGAGGAGCAGATAGCCACTCTTTCAAAGATCGCAGTTATCGATGAGGACGAGATCGAAACCACTGAATACAGCGAGTACCGCTCAAAAATTCGCATCATGAAAGATAGCGAAAAAGAGATAGATACCTTTAAAGCGATGAAAAAGCACATCCCTATCATCGCTGGATTTGCTGCGATGGTCATCTCGTCAATGATGCTTTTTAAAGGGCTTGAGCATATAAATTTAGCCTTTAGTATCATCCAAACAGTCTGGATCATCTTTGTCATCGGCGCTCTAGCGTATCTTGCAAGCCTTGCTATCATAAACGTCATGAGCAAAAACGATAGCGAAAAGAGCATCAATAGAATTTTCTCATGGTTTCAAATTTTTACCGCTTCATCTTTTGCTTTTTCACATGGCGCAAACGACATCGCAAACGCAGTTGGACCATTTGCTGCCGTGCTTGACGTGCTAAAAACTGGCTCTATAAACGAAAGCTCACCCATACCAAGCATCGCAATGGTAACCTTTGGCATCTCACTTGTTGTTGGACTTTGGTTTTTAGGTAAAGAGGTGATCACAACTATTGGCTCAAAACTAGCTGAAATTTTGCCGACGACTGGCTTTAGCGCGGAGCTTGCCTCAAGTATCGTCATACTTCTAGCTACAAAGCTTGGCATACCAGTTAGCTCGACGCATATCCTAATAGGCGCGGTTTTGGGCATCGGTATCGTAAATAAAAATGCAAACTGGAAAATGGTAAGACCTATCATATTAGCTTGGCTCATCACACTTCCTGCAGCTGCTATCTCATCGGCTATATTTTATTTTGCCCTTGCTAAATTTCTAGGCGTTTAA
- the mshL gene encoding pilus (MSHA type) biogenesis protein MshL: MLVSKLSKFIITVALASFLATPMMAKPSTCLSKNFSMKITDDISLGDVLNQLSEMCDFSIVAKDAYSKKELDDKVFGVNIRNMSLSEVFDLLLNEKNLSYEFSNNVLKISSLQTKIFKIDYITSIREGTAITKASVDASPSEVGSGSSSDTSSNDIKNENNLIRTTEKFDFWEKLDAELKAILNNSSEHITAPDPIINQNAGLITVTATPSQLKRVEKYIAEMQRRLKKQVIIDVSIIAVDLNNEYKQGVDWSKFELGFNSYIGNPGSSTSSYASWTNKGNSLSDGFGRTLNIAANLNFSLDGMINFLETNGKTKVVSSPKVTTLNNQQALISVGDNINYRVMEETDNGSNNNNNNRLTTTYKQYSVFIGILLNLLPEVSDNNKIMLRINPSLSSFKYAEDDTRSQNTAIREIAPDTVQKKLSTVVQVNSGDTIILGGLIGQTKDKQNTAVPLLADIPLIGSVFKSTRDGVRTTELIFVITPRVVDLEDAKPVQQSLKDLGFSKSIYE; this comes from the coding sequence ATGTTGGTATCAAAATTAAGTAAATTTATTATAACTGTGGCGTTAGCTTCATTTTTAGCTACCCCTATGATGGCAAAACCAAGCACATGCTTGAGTAAAAATTTTAGTATGAAGATCACAGACGATATAAGTCTTGGAGATGTTTTAAATCAGCTCTCTGAAATGTGTGATTTTAGTATCGTCGCAAAAGATGCTTATAGCAAAAAAGAGCTTGATGATAAAGTATTTGGCGTAAATATAAGAAACATGAGCCTAAGCGAAGTCTTTGATCTGCTTTTAAATGAGAAAAATTTAAGCTATGAGTTTTCAAATAATGTCTTAAAAATCTCATCGCTTCAAACAAAAATTTTTAAAATAGACTATATAACCTCTATCCGTGAGGGCACAGCCATTACAAAAGCTTCTGTTGATGCCTCTCCGTCAGAAGTAGGTAGTGGCTCAAGCAGTGATACTAGCTCAAACGACATAAAAAATGAAAACAACTTGATAAGAACAACTGAGAAATTTGACTTCTGGGAGAAGCTTGATGCTGAGCTAAAAGCTATCTTGAATAATAGCAGTGAGCACATCACGGCGCCAGATCCTATCATAAACCAAAATGCTGGACTTATCACGGTTACAGCGACCCCATCACAGCTAAAACGCGTTGAAAAATATATAGCCGAGATGCAAAGAAGGCTTAAAAAGCAAGTCATCATCGATGTTTCTATCATCGCAGTTGATCTAAATAACGAGTATAAGCAAGGCGTTGATTGGAGTAAATTTGAGCTTGGATTTAACTCATATATCGGCAACCCAGGTTCTAGTACTAGCTCATATGCAAGCTGGACAAACAAGGGTAACAGCTTAAGCGATGGCTTTGGACGCACGTTAAACATCGCTGCAAATTTAAACTTTAGCCTTGATGGCATGATAAATTTCCTTGAAACAAATGGTAAAACAAAGGTCGTTTCAAGTCCAAAAGTAACCACTCTAAACAACCAACAAGCGCTAATCTCTGTGGGTGATAATATAAACTACCGCGTTATGGAAGAGACAGATAATGGTAGCAACAATAACAATAACAACAGGCTTACAACAACTTATAAGCAATACTCTGTATTTATCGGTATCTTGCTAAATTTGCTTCCAGAAGTCTCAGATAACAATAAGATCATGCTTCGCATCAACCCAAGCTTAAGCAGCTTTAAGTATGCAGAAGATGACACAAGATCACAAAATACAGCCATTAGAGAGATCGCCCCTGATACAGTTCAGAAAAAACTCTCAACCGTAGTTCAGGTAAATAGTGGCGATACGATCATACTTGGCGGACTTATCGGACAGACCAAAGATAAGCAAAACACAGCTGTGCCACTTCTAGCCGACATACCTTTAATAGGAAGTGTCTTTAAAAGCACAAGAGATGGCGTAAGAACTACTGAGCTTATCTTTGTCATCACGCCAAGAGTTGTTGATCTTGAAGATGCAAAACCAGTTCAGCAGTCGCTAAAAGATCTAGGATTTTCTAAATCGATCTATGAGTAA
- the hslV gene encoding ATP-dependent protease subunit HslV — translation MFHATTILAYKGKNKAVIGGDGQVSFGNTVLKGNAVKIRKIHNGKVLAGFAGSTADAFNLFDMFEKNLEHTKGDLLKAVIEFSKEWRKDKYLRKLEAMMLVLDRDKIFLLSGTGDVVEPEDGKIAAIGSGGNYALSAARALDKFADIDEEELVKESLKIAGEICIYTNTNIKTYVLE, via the coding sequence ATGTTTCATGCGACAACCATCTTAGCCTACAAAGGCAAAAATAAAGCGGTCATCGGTGGCGACGGACAGGTGAGCTTTGGCAACACTGTCTTAAAAGGCAATGCTGTAAAAATCCGCAAAATTCACAACGGCAAAGTCTTAGCTGGCTTTGCTGGTAGCACAGCTGATGCGTTTAACCTTTTTGATATGTTTGAGAAAAATTTAGAGCATACAAAGGGTGATTTGCTAAAGGCAGTGATAGAATTTAGCAAAGAGTGGCGCAAAGACAAGTATCTAAGAAAGCTAGAAGCTATGATGCTTGTGCTTGATAGGGATAAAATTTTCTTACTTAGTGGCACTGGGGATGTAGTTGAGCCAGAAGATGGCAAGATAGCAGCTATCGGAAGTGGCGGCAACTACGCTCTTTCAGCGGCCCGTGCCTTAGATAAATTTGCCGATATCGATGAAGAGGAGCTAGTCAAAGAGAGTCTCAAGATCGCTGGTGAAATTTGCATCTATACAAATACAAACATCAAAACTTATGTTTTAGAATAA
- a CDS encoding ATP-binding protein → MSNENIYTHIKDVFIDEDESLNFVNLDNSISCYNKIVLALKKPLKLILFYGKPGSGKTFLLNKIANDLKEDKSLIFFPHPFFSEATFIEALCEQIYGKKLEDINNFESFIKFYSKDFSSKDEILKNQMTVILDEAQLYPTELIEKIRLMADTRMFKFLFTIHKTENEDILAKDYFQTRIWESIELSSADVNEIIIYLQRKLSQKNYDKYLKFEKKDYECAYSFCGGNLRTLNKIMYKFYEICEYYEQYQPSKLSGDKANIMILTMAALDAGLIDA, encoded by the coding sequence ATGAGTAACGAAAATATTTATACGCATATAAAAGATGTTTTCATAGATGAAGATGAGAGTTTAAATTTCGTAAATTTAGACAACTCTATAAGCTGCTACAATAAGATAGTTTTGGCTCTAAAAAAGCCACTAAAGCTCATCTTGTTTTATGGTAAGCCAGGTAGCGGCAAGACCTTTTTGCTAAACAAGATCGCAAATGATCTAAAAGAAGATAAAAGCCTCATCTTTTTTCCGCATCCATTTTTTAGCGAGGCGACATTTATCGAGGCACTTTGTGAGCAAATTTATGGAAAAAAGCTTGAAGATATAAACAACTTTGAGAGCTTTATAAAATTTTATTCAAAAGACTTTAGCAGTAAAGATGAAATTTTAAAAAATCAAATGACGGTTATCCTAGATGAAGCACAGCTCTATCCGACTGAGCTTATCGAGAAGATAAGGCTTATGGCTGATACTAGGATGTTTAAATTTCTTTTTACGATACATAAAACTGAAAATGAAGATATTTTGGCGAAAGATTATTTTCAGACTAGAATTTGGGAGAGCATCGAGCTAAGTAGTGCTGATGTAAATGAGATCATCATATACTTGCAAAGAAAGCTTAGTCAAAAAAACTATGATAAATACCTTAAATTTGAGAAAAAAGACTACGAATGCGCCTACTCATTTTGCGGTGGAAATTTAAGAACGCTAAACAAGATCATGTATAAATTCTATGAAATTTGCGAATACTACGAGCAGTATCAGCCTTCAAAGCTTAGCGGTGATAAGGCAAATATCATGATACTTACCATGGCTGCACTTGATGCGGGGCTAATCGATGCTTGA